GCGAGTACTTCTTGAAAAATGGCAAATAGCTTGACGGTAACTAGAATATCTTCAGCCATTGGTTCGTGGTTAATAGTTTTAATTTAGGTAAAAGTGTTGCTTGGTAACACTTTTACCTAATCAGCTTCTGCATTTTCGTAAGCGGCGATGATGTGATGCACTAGGGGATGACGCACTACGTCATTCTTATCAAAGAAATTAAAGGAAACACCTTCAACTCCTTTCAGAATATTCATTGCGATGATCAAACCCGACTTTTGATGGCGAGGCAGATCGATCTGGGTGATATCACCCGTTACCACCATCCGCGATTTAAAACCTAATCTGGTTAAAACCATCTTCATTTGTGCGGCGGTTGTATTTTGCGCCTCATCCACGATGATGAACGAGTTACTGAGGGTTCGCCCACGCATATAGGCAAGGGGTGCAACCTCAATAATGCCGCGCTCCATTAATTGCGGGACTTTCTCTGCCCCGATCATTTCGTGCATTGCGTCGTAGAGAGGACGCAGATAGGGATCAATTTTTTGTTGTAAGTCTCCAGGGAGGAATCCCAGACTTTCGCCTGCTTCGACAGCAGGACGGGTCAAGATAATCCGCTCAAATTTGTTGCTCTGTAAAGCACTAACTGCCGCAACAGCCGCAAGATAGGTTTTGCCAGTACCCGCAGGACCAACCCCAAAAATCAGATCGTGGCTTTCCATCGCCTTTACATATTGCTGCTGGCGATAGGTGCGTGGTTGCACTGAGTCTCCGCGTTTATTACGGGATATCGTCGCCCGATCGCGCCATTCTCCAGAGCGTTCCTCAGCGATCGCTTCAAGGGCGGCGCGAATATCTACGGCGGCGATCGTTTTTTCTTGTGACCACAGCGGCTTCATCGCCTTAATCACCTGTTCAACCAGACTGATCTGCTCAGGTGAGCCATCAATTAAGAGGTCTTGTCCCCGCAACACTAGCCGTACACTCGTTAGTTCTGCAAGTGTTTTGAGATTTTCCTCCCTTGTTCCTGCCAGACTGATGGCACTACTGGGAGTTGGCAAGCTCAAAATATACGGTTCGTCGCGGGGAGTACCCATTAAATTAATTTTCCTCTGGTTGTGATTGTGTGGGGCAAAGCCCCACACACTAATTAGTTAAATTTTCAGCGCCACTAATGACACGGGCGGACAAAACTTTGTCGCCTAGTCTTAGTTTATCTAAAGTTTCCTTACCATCGGTGACATAACCAAAAACGGTGTAGTTGCCATCGAGTAAATTTAAGCCAGCGGGAGTTAGTTCTGATTCAAATAGGTATATAAAAAACTGCGATGAACCCGCATTCGGATCATCATTGGGATGCGCCATCGCCACAGTCCCGAAGGCGGCAAAAGGTAGTACAGGTATTGTTCCCGATAAGCCCTGCTCTTCAAAGGTTTTGCCATAGGTAGGTACTTTTTGATCGGGCAGGCGTACTTCGATGGGGACTGTGCGGTATTTTTTTGTTTTTGGATCGATATAGCCGTCGGATGGACCAACGGGATCGCCTGTCTGCAAATAATAGTTTTCGTCTGCGCGGGTGAAAGTTAGCCCATCGTAAAAGCCTTTCTGAACAAGATCCACAAATTGACCTGCATTGACTGGCGCATTATAGCCATCGACCAAAATCGTAGCATTACCTTTTTCTGTGGATAGTTCTACAAGAGCGCGTCCCTTGAGTTGGGGGAGATTGGCATATTTCGCAGGAACTTCAAAGGGGAAGGTTTGGATAAAGTCGGCTTCTACTAGACCGACGTAATCCAAGGCTTTTTCTGATAGAGCCTTGACATTGTTACGATCTTTGATGGCGATCGCTTCTTGGAGAGGCACAAGGGCGGTTGTTAAGCTCGCCAAATGTTCGGTGACTAATCCTTGACGATCGCTACTAACTTCAGCAATCAACTGTGACTGATTTTGAGTTAGGGATTGCGAGATCGTTTCAATATCTTTTTTAAGATTGCTCCATCGTTTCAAATTGGCTTGACGAGGCATTTGCTCCAAAGTGTGTTGGACATCACGTAGGATCTCACTATCAATCGGCAAAGCATTTCTCAAGATAATGCGGGGATCTTTGATCGCACTTTTGGTTGGTAAGGCTGCCATACTTGGCGCGATCGCCGATATCATCGTTAAACAAGTCACGAGCAAACAAGCGATCGCCAACGTCACGCCCTTAAACCACCAAGATCTCTGAAAAATAAGATCTGTTTGATGATTAGTTTGATCGCTGCTTCTTTCTAAATTACGATTTAAATTAAGATTCAACATTGCACCCAAAACTAAATTAGCCACTTAAAAAATGCTATTGCATTTGGTTGCACTGTTAGGCAAACTTAATCTGATTTCATGCAGTCCTATCTTTAAGAATTCATCATGACGGACGCAAGTATCGATCAGGCAACAGAGCATAAACCAAAGTATGGGTCTGATGAATCAGATATGTCAGCCCTCAAAAATGATCGCCTATTTAGATCGATCATGGAAAATGTTGCTGACTTAATTGCAGTGATCGATGTCCAAGGCTATCGCATTTACAATAGCCCTTCCTATCAGAGAGTTCTGGGCTATACCTCTTCAGAACTAAAGGGTACATGGGCTTATGACAAGATTCATCCTGACGATCAAGCTCAAGTTCTAGAAGCTGCCGCAGAAACCTTAAGAACAGGTGTGGGCAAGGTTTTAGAATATCGAATGCAACATAAGGACGGCACTTGGCGGATTTTAGAATCATCGGGCAGTGTGATGCGTGATGAGCAGGGAAATGTCCAGAATATTGTGATTGTGGCTCATGACATTAGCGATCGCAAAAAGGAGCAGTGGGAACGCCGTCGTGCCGAACGAGAGCTAGAGCGATCGCGCCAAAGTTATAAAGATCTAGTTAGACGTGAGGAGATGCTCAACCGTCGCCTTGCTAGTCAGATTCGCAATTCCCTTGATCTCGATACGATCCTTGCTACGGCTGTCAATGAAGTACAGGATTTATTGCTGATCGATCTGTGTAATTTCTTTTGGCATGTTCCTGCTACCAATCCACCAGAATTTGAACTCGTGCATTTTGCGGCTAGTCATAACTTTCTGAATGCGGCTACTAGTTATCCGCTGACGCAATTGCCGAAACTTGGTCAGCGCTTACTTAGCCAAGAAATTATTCGGATTCAATCGATTTTTACCAATGCCGAACTAGATAACCCAAGTCGGATGATTCTCGCCGAGAAAGGTTTTACTTCGCAGTTACTTGTACCGATCAAAACCCGATCGCAAAAATTAGGAGTGATTGTGGCGGCGCATTGTCAAGGTAGTCGTCCTTGGGATGCGGATGAAGTTGAGCTACTCCAAGCAGTTGCTAACCAATTAGCGATCGCGATCGATCAGGCTGAACTCTTTGACAGCGCCCAAGCCAATGCCGCCAATGCCCAAGCCCAAGCCCTGCTGATCGAAAAAGCTCTTGCTGATTTACAGAAAACTCAAAGTCAACTGATCCAGACCGAAAAAATGTCCAGCCTTGGTCAACTCGTCGCAGGTGTGGCCCATGAAATTAATAATCCCGTTAACTTTATCTATGGCAATCTCAATCACACCAACCGATTTGTCCAGAATTTATTAGAGGCGATCGCTCTTTATCAAAAAAATTATCCAGAGCCAATCCCTGAAATCACCAATTTTCTCGATGAGATCGATCTGGACTTTCTCCAAGAAGATCTGCCCAAAATGCTGACATCAATGAAAATCGGGGCTGAGCGCATTCGCCAAATCGTTTTATCCTTACGAAATTTTTCACGTACAGATCAAGAAGGGCTAAAGCCATTTAATATCCATGAAGGGCTTGATAGTACGCTTCTAATTTTGCAAAACCGCTTCAAAGCCTATGGCGATCGCCCTGCAATTAACTTAACGAAGCGTTATGGCAATATTCCAGTTGTTCAGGCTTATGCGGGACAGCTCAATCAAGTGTTTATGAATATTTTAAGTAATGCGATCGATGCGATCGATGAGAGTGTCACCGATCGAGATCATGCCGCAGAGGCTTCTCAGCATGTCGCCAGTGAAATCTCGATCATTACCGAATTTAAGCCGCCTACACCTGATCATCAGCAATCCATGGTGATGATCAGCATTATCGATAATGGTCGTGGTATTTCTGAAGATATTGTCAACAAGCTCTTTGATCCTTTTTTTACCACTAAGCCTGTGGGCAAAGGTACAGGCTTGGGGCTATCCATTAGTTATCAAATTGTGGTAGAGAAACATCAAGGCAGATTGCAATGCTTTTCCAAAGTTGGTCAAGGAACTGAGTTTAGAATCGAAATTCCTGTGTAAATAGTATCCATAGGTAAGGCTGGGCGGCGCGAAGCTCCGCCCAGCCCATCCTTACCTCTAAAATCCTGAAGTGGTGCGAAGTATACCTTCTACGATTTAGTTTTTGTTTATCCTAGGCATTATAGCGATCGCCCCCCTATGAAATCCAACTCCCCCGACAATAACGCCTCACCCTTACAAAATATTTTCTCTTGGGTCAAAAATACACCTGAGCGAGCAATTGACGAGGCTTTTGAAGCGGCTGTCAACATCAAACGGATTGAGGAAGAAACCTTCAAAGGCAATAAAATCGCTAACGATGGCAGCTTTGGGAGCAGTGTATTTAGCGTCTTTGAGATTCAGCTTCAGAAATATCTCAGAACGATCAATGCAAGGCTAAGTTTTTATAAAGTAAGCGCGTCACTGCCCTACTTACAGACTCAAAGCTCCAGTAATCAAGCCAATATAGCGATCGCCAAATATGCGCCCAATAATCAGGACAATGATCCCGTTGGTAATGGACAACTATCCGCAAATCAACTAGGTGGCAATAGCCCTAGATTTTCTATTTACCAGAAACTTGCGTTTATTGATTACACTCTCGAAAGATATAACCGAGCAAGTGATCAGACTATTGATGTTTTAGCAAAGCCTTTGGTTAACACGAATGCTTCAGATAATCGGCAGAACTTAGAAGAGCTTGTAGAGACTGAAACTGATGAAAAGTTTCAACTCTTTAAGAGTGCGAATAAATCTAAAAAATACAGACGACCTCCTCAGCAAGTAACATCTGTAGAAAAAAGTATTTTACCTGGGTCTTTTTTCAAAGCTTTTGATCGGGTCAAACGTAATCTTACTGGCTCATATCCAGATTATGAGAAAGATATTGTTGAGGAATTAAGACAATCACAAAAACGCATTACTCAGGCTTTACGATACATCGTAATTCTAGTAATTTCCGTGATCGCCGTGCAGTTTCTATCGAAAGCAGTAGTTTTTAGTCCGATGATTGATAGTTTTACTGATCCCAGCATTATGACTGTTAAGTTTAGCCCTGCGGTCGAGGAGAGAGCCTTTAATGCGCTGCGATTAGCTAAGGAAAGAATTGAATTTGACTACACAATTAGGTCGATCGCGCTGGAAGGGTCAGCAGAGAGACAAGAATCTGCTAATCCTAAAAAAACAGCAGTAGAACAATCAGAAGAAATTGAAGAATTAATAAGACAGGAATCGATCAGAATTTTAAAAAGATTCAATGCTGAGAGCCTTGATGGGGTGAAAAACTTGCTTGCTGATATCACTGCATCCTTTGTCTTTTATCTGTTTTTACTCTCAGGGCGTAAAGAGTTAGAAACTATTAAAGAGTTTCTTGATGAAGTTCTCTATAGTCTCAATGACAATGCCAAAGCCTTCTTGATTATTATTTCAACTGATACTTTTGTGGGTTTCCACTCTAGCGAAGGATGGGATGCCTTGTTAACAGTTTTATTTAATCATTTCGGGTTACCTGAAAATAAAATATTGGCGCAATCTTTTATTTCAACAGTTCCCGTATTTCTAGATGGATTGTTTAAATTCTGGATTTTCCAATACCTGACTCAAGCTTCACCTGCTACTGCCACAATTTATCGAGAAATGAACGAATAAGTTTGATAGCGCTTTGTGTGTAAGAAAAAACTAAAGATAAAAGGCGGCGCTTCGCGCCGCCTTTTATCTTTGAACCGAGAATTGCTGTAAGCGATCGCAAAAACAAGTTAAGATTTATGATGGCATTGCGACTCCAGCCGTTGACAGCCATTGACTTTGTTAGTTTGCAATAGATTTTTACAAATTCCCTATGATTTACGAAATTTTCATGCCCGCGCTTAGCTCCACCATGACCGAAGGCAAAATCACCTCTTGGGTGAAATCACCAGGTGACAAGGTGGAAAAAGGCGAAACTGTCGTGATTGTAGAGTCTGACAAAGCCGATATGGATGTCGAAACCTTCTACGAAGGTTATCTTGGCGTAATTCTCACTCCCGCAGGCGAATCTGCTCCTGTTGGTTCGGCGATCGCCTATGTTGCTGAAACCAAGGAAGAAATCGAAGAAGCCAAGAAAAAAGCTGATTGTCAAAGTGGTCGTGGCGAAGCCAAAGAATGCGAGGAGCCTCTTGCTAAATTGGTTTCAATACCTACAGCAGCATCTACAGCTTCAATTCCTGAAGTAGTTGTCTCTTCACCACGCAAATCATCTGCCCCTGCCCCAGCATCAGGTCGGCAAATCGTATCCCCCAGAGCCAAGCGCATCGCTAAGGATAACGGTATTGATTTAGCCAAGATTTCGGGTACTGGACCTAATGGACGGGTTACCGCCGCCGATGTGGAAACATTTTTAAGCCCAGCCTCTACGTCTGCTGCTGCTCCTGTAGCTCCAGTATCATCTACCCCGACTACTCCAACAAAATCTGTAGCTCCTGCTCCTGCTAAAGCTGCCGCACCTGTTGCCCTAGGTACTGCTCAGTCCTTAACGACTTTGCAAAAGGCGGTGATCAATAACATGAACCAGAGCCTCTCAGTGCCTACATTCCGTGTGGGCTATACCATCACTACTGACGCTCTTGATGTTCTTTACAAGCAAGTTAAGTCTAAGGGCGTGACCATGACTGCACTTTTGGCTAAGGCTGTGGCGGTCACTCTGCAAAAGCATCCTTTGGTGAATGCAAGCCTTAGCGATCGCGGCATCGAGTACAAGAGCAATATTAATGTTGCCGTTGCTGTAGCAATGGATGACGGGGGCTTGATTACGCCTGTACTTCAAAATGCTGACCAAACTGATCTATATACACTTTCTCGTAATTGGAAAGGACTAGTTGAACGCGCTCGTGCTAAGCAATTGCAACCTGAAGAATATAACTCTGGCACATTTACTATTTCTAACTTGGGTATGTTTGGCGTTGATCGTTTCGATGCGATTTTGCCTCCTGGAACTGGCGCAATTTTAGCTGTGGGTGGTTCGCGTCCTCAAGTTGTGGCAACTAAGGATGGTGCAATTAAGGTCAGCAGCCAAATGCAAGTTAACCTCACTGCCGACCACCGTGTAATTTATGGCGCTCATGCCGCGCAGTTCCTACAGGATTTAGCAAAACTAATTGAAACCAATCCTCAGTCTTTGACTCTGTAATTTAGTATCGTAAAAGAGTGTTGATGGTGCGGCTTCGCCGCGCTATCAACACTCTTTTCTACATGGAGTTTCACGATGCGTCCCCTTGAGCTAATTGTCGAAGGATTTACCAGTTTCCGTACTCGTCAAGTGTTAGATTTTACGAGCCTTGATTTGTTTGCGATTACAGGCGCAACGGGAGCAGGGAAAACTTCGCTTTTGGATGCAATGACCTTTGCACTTTATGACGAAGTATCTCAGAAGCCCAGCTCTCCCAAGGAATTAGTCAGTCAAGGAGCTAAGCAATTAAGAGTAGAATTTCGGTTTGTGATGCGACAAACTGAATACAAGGCTGTTCGCACATGGCGCAACCGTGGCAAAACTGCTGTTCCAAATTTCATGTTAGAAGAATTAGTTGGCGAAGAATGGGAAAGATGTAGTACCCAAAACGCCGCAGAGATTATTGGCATGGACTTTAAGACTTTTACCCGTGTAATCATTTTGCCACAGGGACAGTTTGATGAATTCCTTAAAGGTGAGGCTGGTAAGCGGCGCGAGATTTTACGGCAGTTGGCAGGATTTCAAATATTTGAGCAAATGCGGAAGGAGGCAAGCGATCGCACCAGTCGATTTAAAGCTGAGCGTGAAGGTTTAGATAAAGTCCTTGAAGGGATGCAAGCACCAACTAAAGAGGAAGTAGAATCTCAACAATTAGAATTAGCAAATCTAGAAATTGCAATTCCTGACTTGGACATTCAAGCCAAGCAAAGTCAAAAACTGTTAGAAGCAGAAGAAAGACTCTTTGCTCAAATCCAGCAATATCAGCAGCTTTCCGTGAAATTAGCGCAATTGCAACAGGATGCATCACAAATCCAAGTTTTAGAAAATCAATTGCGAAATGCTCAGTTAGCGAATTCGATCATGGGAACTTGGACAGTCCTACAAACTGCGCGTAAGCGCGTGGAAACTACGATCGCCGATCTTGCAAATACTAATAAACAGCTAGAAATTGCCAAATTTGATCTCGATCAGCAACAACAAGCCTATGCACAATCACGCACTGAGCAAATCGCCGCCCAAAGCCATATCGAAGCTCAAGAGCGCAATCTCGCCTTGGCGGAATCGCTGCATACACAGCAACAACAATCAGAAACCGAGTTGGAACGCGCTAATCAGAATGTTTTAGAGCGATCGCAAGTTCTCAAAAAAGCAACTAAGGCTGTAACTCAAGCAGAATCAGATTTGCAAGCCATTACGCAAAATTTGCAAACCCTTGAAGTTTCTCTCAAAAGCTCTCAGTACGATCCCGCTAGACTCGAACAATTGCGCCAAGTTGCCGAACCTCTCACGCAATGGCAGATTTTGCAAAATAATCTGACTAAGCAGCAGCAAAAATCTACCCAGTTACAAACAGAAATTCAAAGTTTTACGCAACAACTAGAGAAAGCACAACAGGCGATCGCTAAGGCTGAACATGATTTTCGAGTCGCGAGTAATGTTCTCAAGGAAGCAGAATCTTCTAATCTGCAAGCATTACAAACTAGTCACGCTAACGCCTTACGTACCGAATTGCATGATGGCGATCATTGCCCTGTGTGTAACCATCTCTACAGTTTAGAAGGTTTGCCTGAACTTCCTGAACTAGAATTAATTGATACGACAGGATTAGTAAAACAGAAGGAAGTCGCTGAGCGTCAGTTAGCAAAATCATTACAGGACAAGGCGAAAATTGAGGCTAGTCTGGAATCTTCGCAGCAACAGTTTGAGATTCAAACTCAGGAAATTAGTGATCTGGAATCGCAACTTGCTAAACTGCAAAAACAGATTGATCAAGTTCTTAAGACGGCTTGGCAAGCGGTCGATATTCTACGCGATCGCCAAGTACTTGAGGCTCAAGAGTCGGGTTATCTGAAGCTAATTGCTGAACAAAAGGAAATGGCGATCGCCTTACAAAATGCCGAAAATAAACTTAAAACTAGCCAAGAAAATCTACAATTAGCACAGAAAGAATTTGATAAATCAATACAGGAAAAAGTACTTAGAGAATCGCAACTACAGGAAATTTCGCAACGGTTGCTAGAAATTACTAATGGCAAGAGTTATGAATCATTGCGTCAAAGTATTTTGCAAGCAAAGACGGAACTAAGCGATCGCCTTAAAACCATCGAAACTAAATATCAACAAGCCCGTGAAACCTTTGCTAAACGTGAGGAATCTGCTACTAAGGTGCAAGAAAATCACGATCTTGCCATCGCCGAGCAAAATCAACAGGAGACCTATTGGCAACAAGAACTTAACTCTATTAACTTTACCGAATTAGAATTTCTCGCGGCTCAAACGGCGCGATCGCAAATGGACGTATGGCTACAGCAAATTGATAACTATCAACGTCAAGAGCAGGACTTAACCACGCGCCTACAAATGTTTGCCGAGTCGATTAGCGATCGCCAAACTGATGAACAGGCGATCGCAAAATTGCGGGAGAAATCTCTTCAAGTCGAACAAGCTTTACAAATAGCAAGTGAAAGCCGCGCCTCCATCAAAGCATGGCTAGAGCAAGCCCAACAAAAACGCCAAGAATCGCAGGAATTGGAGGAGCGTAAAATTGCCCTACAGGTGCAAGAGCAAACCTATCACACCCTCGCCCAAGATTTACAATCCAATCGCTTTCAGGAATATATTCTCGACAGTTTGCAGCAGGAACTCGCTTATCGAGCCTCAGCTCTCTTACAACAACTTTCTGAAGATCGCTATATCCTCCAAATAGAAAGTGGTGATTATTGGGTAGCAGATAATTGGAATGGTGGCGAAAAGCGTCGCGTCAAAACGCTCTCAGGTGGTGAAACCTTTGCCGCTTCTCTCTCGATGGCACTTGCTCTATCGGAAAGATTATCAATGGGCATCGAACTGGGTAGCCTCTTTCTTGATGAAGGTTTCGGTACGCTCGACAGTGAAACCCTCGAGAGTGTTACCCAAATCCTCGAATCCTTACGCC
This genomic stretch from Pseudanabaena galeata CCNP1313 harbors:
- a CDS encoding PhoH family protein, which translates into the protein MGTPRDEPYILSLPTPSSAISLAGTREENLKTLAELTSVRLVLRGQDLLIDGSPEQISLVEQVIKAMKPLWSQEKTIAAVDIRAALEAIAEERSGEWRDRATISRNKRGDSVQPRTYRQQQYVKAMESHDLIFGVGPAGTGKTYLAAVAAVSALQSNKFERIILTRPAVEAGESLGFLPGDLQQKIDPYLRPLYDAMHEMIGAEKVPQLMERGIIEVAPLAYMRGRTLSNSFIIVDEAQNTTAAQMKMVLTRLGFKSRMVVTGDITQIDLPRHQKSGLIIAMNILKGVEGVSFNFFDKNDVVRHPLVHHIIAAYENAEAD
- a CDS encoding peptidylprolyl isomerase, with the translated sequence MANLVLGAMLNLNLNRNLERSSDQTNHQTDLIFQRSWWFKGVTLAIACLLVTCLTMISAIAPSMAALPTKSAIKDPRIILRNALPIDSEILRDVQHTLEQMPRQANLKRWSNLKKDIETISQSLTQNQSQLIAEVSSDRQGLVTEHLASLTTALVPLQEAIAIKDRNNVKALSEKALDYVGLVEADFIQTFPFEVPAKYANLPQLKGRALVELSTEKGNATILVDGYNAPVNAGQFVDLVQKGFYDGLTFTRADENYYLQTGDPVGPSDGYIDPKTKKYRTVPIEVRLPDQKVPTYGKTFEEQGLSGTIPVLPFAAFGTVAMAHPNDDPNAGSSQFFIYLFESELTPAGLNLLDGNYTVFGYVTDGKETLDKLRLGDKVLSARVISGAENLTN
- a CDS encoding PAS domain S-box protein, with the translated sequence MTDASIDQATEHKPKYGSDESDMSALKNDRLFRSIMENVADLIAVIDVQGYRIYNSPSYQRVLGYTSSELKGTWAYDKIHPDDQAQVLEAAAETLRTGVGKVLEYRMQHKDGTWRILESSGSVMRDEQGNVQNIVIVAHDISDRKKEQWERRRAERELERSRQSYKDLVRREEMLNRRLASQIRNSLDLDTILATAVNEVQDLLLIDLCNFFWHVPATNPPEFELVHFAASHNFLNAATSYPLTQLPKLGQRLLSQEIIRIQSIFTNAELDNPSRMILAEKGFTSQLLVPIKTRSQKLGVIVAAHCQGSRPWDADEVELLQAVANQLAIAIDQAELFDSAQANAANAQAQALLIEKALADLQKTQSQLIQTEKMSSLGQLVAGVAHEINNPVNFIYGNLNHTNRFVQNLLEAIALYQKNYPEPIPEITNFLDEIDLDFLQEDLPKMLTSMKIGAERIRQIVLSLRNFSRTDQEGLKPFNIHEGLDSTLLILQNRFKAYGDRPAINLTKRYGNIPVVQAYAGQLNQVFMNILSNAIDAIDESVTDRDHAAEASQHVASEISIITEFKPPTPDHQQSMVMISIIDNGRGISEDIVNKLFDPFFTTKPVGKGTGLGLSISYQIVVEKHQGRLQCFSKVGQGTEFRIEIPV
- a CDS encoding dihydrolipoamide acetyltransferase family protein, with protein sequence MIYEIFMPALSSTMTEGKITSWVKSPGDKVEKGETVVIVESDKADMDVETFYEGYLGVILTPAGESAPVGSAIAYVAETKEEIEEAKKKADCQSGRGEAKECEEPLAKLVSIPTAASTASIPEVVVSSPRKSSAPAPASGRQIVSPRAKRIAKDNGIDLAKISGTGPNGRVTAADVETFLSPASTSAAAPVAPVSSTPTTPTKSVAPAPAKAAAPVALGTAQSLTTLQKAVINNMNQSLSVPTFRVGYTITTDALDVLYKQVKSKGVTMTALLAKAVAVTLQKHPLVNASLSDRGIEYKSNINVAVAVAMDDGGLITPVLQNADQTDLYTLSRNWKGLVERARAKQLQPEEYNSGTFTISNLGMFGVDRFDAILPPGTGAILAVGGSRPQVVATKDGAIKVSSQMQVNLTADHRVIYGAHAAQFLQDLAKLIETNPQSLTL
- a CDS encoding SbcC/MukB-like Walker B domain-containing protein — protein: MRPLELIVEGFTSFRTRQVLDFTSLDLFAITGATGAGKTSLLDAMTFALYDEVSQKPSSPKELVSQGAKQLRVEFRFVMRQTEYKAVRTWRNRGKTAVPNFMLEELVGEEWERCSTQNAAEIIGMDFKTFTRVIILPQGQFDEFLKGEAGKRREILRQLAGFQIFEQMRKEASDRTSRFKAEREGLDKVLEGMQAPTKEEVESQQLELANLEIAIPDLDIQAKQSQKLLEAEERLFAQIQQYQQLSVKLAQLQQDASQIQVLENQLRNAQLANSIMGTWTVLQTARKRVETTIADLANTNKQLEIAKFDLDQQQQAYAQSRTEQIAAQSHIEAQERNLALAESLHTQQQQSETELERANQNVLERSQVLKKATKAVTQAESDLQAITQNLQTLEVSLKSSQYDPARLEQLRQVAEPLTQWQILQNNLTKQQQKSTQLQTEIQSFTQQLEKAQQAIAKAEHDFRVASNVLKEAESSNLQALQTSHANALRTELHDGDHCPVCNHLYSLEGLPELPELELIDTTGLVKQKEVAERQLAKSLQDKAKIEASLESSQQQFEIQTQEISDLESQLAKLQKQIDQVLKTAWQAVDILRDRQVLEAQESGYLKLIAEQKEMAIALQNAENKLKTSQENLQLAQKEFDKSIQEKVLRESQLQEISQRLLEITNGKSYESLRQSILQAKTELSDRLKTIETKYQQARETFAKREESATKVQENHDLAIAEQNQQETYWQQELNSINFTELEFLAAQTARSQMDVWLQQIDNYQRQEQDLTTRLQMFAESISDRQTDEQAIAKLREKSLQVEQALQIASESRASIKAWLEQAQQKRQESQELEERKIALQVQEQTYHTLAQDLQSNRFQEYILDSLQQELAYRASALLQQLSEDRYILQIESGDYWVADNWNGGEKRRVKTLSGGETFAASLSMALALSERLSMGIELGSLFLDEGFGTLDSETLESVTQILESLRQQDRLIGVITHIQSLAERLPTQIHVRKSINGSELVRI